In Triticum urartu cultivar G1812 chromosome 6, Tu2.1, whole genome shotgun sequence, the following proteins share a genomic window:
- the LOC125514994 gene encoding 60S ribosomal protein L35a-1-like — translation MVKGRTGQRVRLYVRGTILGYKRSKSNQYETASLVQIEGVNTREDVAWYGGKRMAYVYKAKTKSNGTHYRCIWGKVSRPHGNTGVVRAKFTSNLPAEAMGKKVRIFMYPSSI, via the exons ATGGTGAAGGGACGCACCGGCCAGCGCGTGAGGCTCTACGTCCGCGGCACCATCCTCGGATACAAGAG GTCCAAGTCGAACCAGTACGAGACGGCGTCGCTGGTGCAGATCGAGGGGGTGAACACCAGGGAGGACGTGGCCTGGTACGGCGGCAAGAGGATGGCCTACGTCTACAAGGCCAAGACCAAGAGCAACGGCACCCACTACCGCTGCATCTGGGGCAAGGTCTCCCGCCCCCACGGCAACACCGGCGTCGTCCGCGCCAAGTTCACCTCCAACCTGCCCGCCGAGGCCATG GGGAAAAAGGTCAGGATCTTCATGTACCCGAGCAGCATCTAA
- the LOC125512725 gene encoding histone H2B.2-like — protein MAPKADKKPAAESKVEKAAEKTPAGKKPKAEKRLPAGKTAAKEGAGGEGKTRGRKKGSKAKKGVETYKIYIFKVLKQVHPDIGISSKAMSIMNSFINDIFEKLAGESAKLARYNKKPTITSREIQTSVRLVLPGELAKHAVSEGTKAVTKFTSS, from the coding sequence atGGCCCCCAAGGCAGACAAGAAGCCGGCCGCCGAGAGCAAGGTCGAGAAGGCGGCGGAGAAGACCCCGGCGGGCAAGAAGCCCAAGGCCGAGAAGCGGCTTCCGGCGGGCAAGACGGCGGCCAAGGAGGGCGCCGGCGGCGAGGGCAAGACGAGGGGCCGCAAGAAGGGCAGCAAGGCGAAGAAGGGCGTGGAGACGTACAAGATCTACATCTTcaaggtgctgaagcaggtgcaCCCGGACATCGGCATCTCCTCCAAGGCCATGTCCATCATGAACTCCTTCATCAACGACATCTTCGAGAAGCTCGCCGGGGAGTCGGCCAAGCTGGCGAGGTACAACAAGAAGCCCACCATCACCTCCCGGGAGATCCAGACCTCCGTCCGCCTCGTCCTCCCCGGCGAGCTCGCCAAGCACGCCGTCTCCGAGGGCACCAAGGCCGTCACCAAGTTCACCTCCTCCTAG